In Geminocystis sp. NIES-3709, a single genomic region encodes these proteins:
- a CDS encoding DNA cytosine methyltransferase: MKRPIAIDLFSGCGGMSLGLEASGFDVALAVEFDAIHALIHHLNFSYTTTICEDINNLKTDYLKDILKQKGVDNDIDLIAGGPPCQGFSLMGKRQLDDPRNSLVFEYFRVIKDLKPKYFIFENVPGIAVGKHQQFLAELITEFENIGYHIAKPVKILDASLFGAPQKRKRLILMGSRHDVKPVSYPLETQEFNNVESAIKDLVFFPAFIGENKGIDSKKLDYSGFRRNFALNSQGIYQLCHHRQRDNFIYNHVGSNHTEKSIERFQLTPQGNVEKTSRFLKLSPTGLCNTLRAGTARDKGAYTAARPIHYSQPRCITVREAARLHTFPDWFLFHETIWHGFREIGNAVIPMLAKAIGDEIIKILEVDINQLEIRKLEKIELKFMEYNMDKASSYWNILNVIIPKKRKISIVK, translated from the coding sequence ATGAAAAGACCTATAGCGATCGATTTATTTTCTGGATGTGGTGGAATGTCTTTAGGTTTAGAAGCATCCGGATTTGATGTCGCCCTAGCGGTAGAATTTGATGCAATTCACGCCTTAATTCATCATCTTAATTTTTCCTACACTACCACTATTTGTGAAGATATAAATAACTTAAAAACTGATTATTTAAAGGATATTCTTAAACAAAAAGGAGTTGATAATGATATTGATTTAATCGCAGGTGGTCCACCCTGTCAAGGTTTTTCTTTAATGGGAAAAAGACAGCTAGATGATCCTCGTAATTCTTTAGTTTTTGAATATTTTAGAGTAATAAAAGACTTAAAACCAAAATATTTTATCTTTGAAAATGTACCCGGTATTGCAGTGGGAAAACATCAACAATTTTTAGCAGAATTAATTACAGAATTTGAGAATATCGGTTATCACATCGCTAAACCCGTTAAAATCCTTGATGCTAGTCTTTTTGGTGCTCCTCAAAAACGAAAACGCTTAATTCTCATGGGTAGTCGTCATGATGTGAAACCCGTTAGTTATCCCCTTGAAACTCAAGAGTTTAATAATGTAGAAAGTGCCATCAAGGATTTAGTTTTTTTTCCAGCGTTTATCGGGGAAAATAAAGGTATAGACTCAAAAAAACTGGATTATTCAGGATTTAGACGTAATTTTGCCTTAAATTCTCAAGGAATCTATCAATTATGTCATCATCGACAACGAGATAATTTTATCTATAATCATGTAGGTTCAAATCATACAGAAAAATCCATAGAGCGTTTTCAGTTAACCCCCCAAGGAAATGTAGAGAAAACCAGTCGCTTTTTGAAACTTTCTCCTACAGGATTATGTAATACGTTAAGAGCAGGAACTGCCAGAGACAAAGGGGCATATACTGCCGCCCGTCCAATTCACTACAGTCAACCCAGATGTATTACAGTAAGGGAGGCAGCTCGATTGCATACATTTCCTGATTGGTTTTTATTTCATGAGACAATTTGGCATGGTTTCCGAGAAATTGGTAATGCAGTTATTCCTATGTTAGCTAAAGCCATTGGAGACGAAATAATTAAGATTTTAGAAGTAGATATTAACCAATTAGAAATAAGAAAATTAGAAAAAATTGAATTAAAATTTATGGAATATAACATGGATAAAGCATCAAGCTATTGGAATATTCTTAATGTTATAATTCCTAAAAAAAGAAAGATTAGTATTGTTAAATAA
- a CDS encoding type II toxin-antitoxin system RelE/ParE family toxin, with protein sequence MNYSVNFEQEAINDLDNLTQVVRIRILNKISWLAKNFEQITPISLTGQLSGFYKLRVGDYRIIYEFERENQLIFINRIGHRRDIYNVN encoded by the coding sequence ATGAATTATTCTGTCAATTTTGAGCAAGAGGCGATTAATGATTTAGATAATTTAACTCAAGTAGTGCGAATCCGTATTTTAAATAAAATTTCGTGGTTAGCGAAAAATTTTGAACAAATTACGCCTATATCTCTAACAGGGCAATTATCAGGATTTTATAAATTAAGAGTAGGAGATTATCGAATTATTTATGAGTTTGAAAGAGAAAATCAATTAATTTTTATTAATAGAATTGGTCATCGTCGTGATATTTATAATGTAAATTAG
- a CDS encoding DNA cytosine methyltransferase, producing the protein MSYKFIDLFAGIGGFRLGFEKVGFQCVFSSKIDSHAREIYFNNFEEIPAGDIREIDIKTIPNFDILLAGFLCQLFNIDYTLKYPLKAKQMSLLDLGLLCT; encoded by the coding sequence ATGAGTTATAAATTTATTGATTTATTTGCAGGAATTGGAGGATTCAGATTAGGTTTTGAAAAAGTCGGTTTTCAATGTGTATTTAGTTCAAAAATTGATTCCCATGCTAGAGAAATATATTTTAATAACTTTGAAGAAATACCTGCTGGAGATATAAGAGAAATAGATATAAAAACTATTCCTAATTTTGACATTTTATTAGCTGGTTTTCTTTGTCAATTATTCAATATTGATTATACTTTAAAATATCCATTAAAAGCAAAACAAATGTCTTTATTAGATTTAGGTTTATTATGTACTTAA